Proteins from a single region of Allocatelliglobosispora scoriae:
- a CDS encoding macrolide family glycosyltransferase has product MSSHIAVFNIPAIGHIFPTLGVVEELIRRGHRVTYPVIPERAGVVGETGARTVPYSSLRPSDRDPNFAPPDRSEHLGRSLLNFLAEADATLPELAAAFDGDQPDLILFDRLAFAGRVYAEQRGIPSIQLWPMMISSKEWSIANVVPIDPTHHTFAEYNTRLAKFLADQGLTITADEFLDPAVRRNLAFYPRAFQYDGDRYGAAWEFVGPCTGDRAGRSGWTPPASGRPVALISLGTLNNRQPGFYRMCFEAFEGSPWHVVLPIGQRMDRSELGPIPANFEVAATVPQVDILDHAQVFVSHAGMGGVMEALGAGVPQVALAGTLEQDINAGRLDQLNIGVRLSFADLTATVLRDTVERVAVDPVIAESVARLRKDVLTAGGPARAADIIESCLP; this is encoded by the coding sequence ATGAGCAGCCATATCGCTGTCTTCAACATCCCCGCGATCGGTCACATCTTCCCCACCCTCGGCGTCGTCGAGGAGCTGATCCGGCGTGGGCACCGCGTGACCTACCCGGTGATCCCCGAGCGTGCCGGCGTCGTCGGTGAGACGGGCGCCCGCACGGTGCCCTACAGCTCGCTGCGCCCCTCCGACCGGGACCCCAACTTCGCGCCGCCGGACCGCTCGGAGCACCTGGGCCGCAGCCTGCTCAACTTCCTCGCCGAGGCCGACGCGACGCTGCCGGAGCTCGCGGCGGCCTTCGACGGCGACCAGCCGGACCTGATCCTCTTCGACCGGCTCGCCTTCGCCGGGCGCGTCTACGCCGAGCAGCGGGGAATCCCGTCGATCCAGCTCTGGCCCATGATGATCTCGTCGAAGGAGTGGTCGATCGCGAACGTCGTGCCGATCGACCCGACGCACCACACCTTCGCGGAGTACAACACCAGGCTGGCGAAGTTCCTCGCGGACCAGGGGCTCACCATCACCGCCGACGAGTTCCTCGACCCGGCCGTGCGGCGCAACCTCGCGTTCTATCCCCGCGCCTTCCAGTACGACGGTGACAGGTACGGCGCCGCGTGGGAGTTCGTCGGCCCGTGCACCGGCGACCGGGCCGGCCGTTCGGGCTGGACGCCGCCCGCCAGCGGCCGTCCCGTCGCGCTGATCTCGCTCGGCACGCTCAACAACCGCCAGCCGGGCTTCTACCGCATGTGCTTCGAGGCCTTCGAGGGCTCGCCCTGGCACGTGGTGCTCCCGATCGGCCAGCGGATGGACCGGTCGGAGCTGGGGCCGATCCCGGCCAACTTCGAGGTCGCGGCGACGGTGCCGCAGGTCGACATCCTCGACCACGCGCAGGTCTTCGTCTCCCACGCCGGGATGGGCGGGGTGATGGAGGCGCTGGGTGCGGGCGTGCCGCAGGTGGCCCTCGCGGGCACGCTGGAGCAGGACATCAACGCGGGCCGCCTGGACCAGCTGAACATCGGTGTCCGGCTCTCCTTCGCTGATCTGACGGCGACCGTGCTGCGCGACACCGTGGAGCGGGTGGCGGTCGATCCGGTCATCGCGGAGTCCGTGGCACGTCTGCGTAAAGACGTGCTCACGGCTGGTGGTCCCGCCCGCGCCGCCGACATCATCGAGTCCTGCCTGCCGTAG
- a CDS encoding condensation domain-containing protein: MATRPDHHESAREGALVHSASESHSAAETTEREFPLSLHQRRMWYLCTAYEGTASPIVYLANRFTGPLDVVAMGLAVDAVVARHGALRTRFTVTPDGPRQLVAAPAGLPTEFVDVSADDAPLTRANELVAELTGALLDLAGGGPLVRSRLIRIGADDHVWCFAVHHILADGASAAIADGEVAEFYRAAVTGTAPRLPAAPMGYGEFALWQAGGGGGATDDDLRYWRKQLGGVLPLELPTDTPRPAVKSTRTDQVDRPLDLELTTELERFARAERSTLFMVLVTAFAVVIGARSGQDDFCIGAPVAGRTLIEVEESVGLFNNTLALRVDLSGEPSFRVLLGRLRATIIDALGRQNVPFGQIVTELGLPHDPSRTQVFQTICSLHTESGPGTDMHGLRVEPFGVGKPQTIHDLVLDAWRGPTGLAASLRYDTGLFAPATMEALIREYESTLRAALAEPDRRLTR, encoded by the coding sequence ATGGCAACCCGCCCCGATCATCACGAGAGCGCCCGCGAGGGCGCTCTCGTGCACTCCGCGTCCGAATCGCATTCCGCCGCAGAAACGACAGAGCGGGAGTTCCCGCTCTCCCTGCATCAGCGGCGGATGTGGTATCTCTGCACCGCCTACGAGGGCACCGCATCGCCGATCGTCTACCTCGCCAACCGCTTCACCGGGCCGCTCGACGTCGTCGCGATGGGGCTGGCGGTCGACGCCGTCGTCGCCCGGCACGGCGCGCTGCGGACCCGGTTCACGGTGACGCCGGACGGGCCGCGGCAGCTCGTCGCGGCCCCCGCCGGGCTGCCGACGGAGTTCGTCGACGTCTCGGCCGACGATGCTCCGCTGACCCGGGCGAACGAGCTCGTCGCCGAGCTGACCGGCGCCCTGCTCGATCTGGCCGGTGGCGGGCCGCTGGTGCGGTCCCGGCTCATCCGGATCGGTGCGGACGACCACGTCTGGTGCTTCGCCGTGCACCACATCCTCGCCGACGGCGCCTCGGCGGCGATCGCCGACGGCGAGGTGGCCGAGTTCTACCGCGCGGCGGTCACCGGCACGGCACCCCGGCTGCCCGCGGCGCCCATGGGCTATGGCGAGTTCGCGCTGTGGCAGGCCGGGGGCGGGGGTGGGGCGACCGACGACGACCTGCGCTACTGGCGCAAGCAGCTCGGTGGCGTACTCCCGCTGGAACTGCCGACCGACACGCCGCGACCGGCGGTCAAGAGCACGCGGACCGACCAGGTGGACCGGCCGCTCGACCTGGAGCTCACCACGGAGCTGGAGCGGTTCGCGCGAGCGGAGCGCAGCACGCTCTTCATGGTGCTGGTCACGGCGTTCGCGGTGGTGATCGGTGCTCGCAGCGGTCAGGACGACTTCTGCATCGGCGCGCCGGTCGCGGGCCGGACGCTGATCGAGGTCGAGGAGTCGGTCGGCCTGTTCAACAACACGCTCGCCCTGCGGGTCGACCTCTCGGGCGAGCCGTCTTTCCGGGTGCTGCTGGGCCGGTTGCGCGCCACCATCATCGACGCGCTCGGGCGGCAGAACGTCCCCTTCGGACAGATCGTCACGGAGCTGGGACTGCCGCACGACCCGAGTCGCACCCAGGTCTTTCAGACCATCTGCTCACTGCACACCGAGTCGGGACCGGGGACCGACATGCACGGACTGCGGGTCGAGCCCTTCGGGGTCGGCAAGCCGCAGACCATTCACGATCTCGTGCTCGACGCCTGGCGCGGCCCCACCGGGCTCGCCGCGTCGCTCCGGTACGACACCGGTCTCTTCGCACCCGCCACCATGGAAGCGCTGATCCGGGAGTACGAATCGACCCTTCGGGCGGCCCTCGCCGAGCCCGATAGGCGACTGACCCGCTAG
- a CDS encoding GDSL-type esterase/lipase family protein: MEVHLVTILTRRRALAGLSTLAIAAATLVGATSTPAVGNLPARWVGTWGTATTLASLGNTGGSLTGFNNQSIRQIVRTSVGGEKVRIRLTNAYGNQLLTIGHATVGKPVSPGSADLVPGSIREITFGGSESATVLKGADLVSDPVDLAVPALSELAVTIYLPVATGPTSWHWTSRQSTFIYAGDKAEDATGAGQTATLQHFFFLAGVEVASPTALGTVVVLGDSISDGSGATVNANKRWPDLLAGRIVNTWPALGDPGVLNESLAGNRVTRDGAELPFPALGTSTLARLDTDAFGQPGVRTVIVQVGINDIQLSSEPTANIIAGLRQLAIQIKGHGVRALVSTLGPFEGYPSWNTDREASRLAVNEYLRTTDDFDGLIDLDKIIRDPAAPSKVLPAFDSGDHIHPNDAGAAAIANAVSLWLL; this comes from the coding sequence ATGGAGGTTCATCTAGTGACCATTCTTACGAGACGGCGTGCCCTGGCCGGACTCAGCACCCTCGCGATCGCGGCGGCCACCCTGGTCGGCGCGACGAGCACCCCGGCCGTGGGCAACCTGCCCGCGCGCTGGGTCGGCACGTGGGGCACGGCCACCACCCTGGCGAGTCTCGGCAACACCGGAGGCTCCCTGACGGGCTTCAACAACCAGTCGATCCGTCAGATCGTGCGTACGTCGGTCGGTGGCGAGAAGGTCCGCATCCGGCTGACCAACGCGTACGGCAACCAGTTGCTGACGATTGGACACGCCACCGTCGGCAAGCCCGTCTCCCCGGGCTCGGCCGACCTGGTTCCCGGCAGCATCCGGGAGATCACCTTCGGCGGCAGCGAGTCCGCCACCGTCCTCAAGGGAGCCGACCTGGTCAGTGACCCGGTCGACCTCGCCGTCCCGGCGCTCTCCGAGCTCGCCGTGACGATCTACCTGCCGGTCGCGACCGGACCGACGTCGTGGCACTGGACGTCCCGGCAGAGCACGTTCATCTACGCCGGCGACAAGGCGGAGGATGCAACGGGTGCGGGTCAGACCGCCACCCTGCAGCACTTCTTCTTCCTCGCCGGTGTCGAGGTCGCCAGCCCCACCGCGCTCGGCACGGTCGTCGTCCTCGGTGACTCGATCAGTGACGGCTCGGGCGCGACGGTCAACGCCAACAAGCGCTGGCCCGACCTGCTGGCCGGCCGGATCGTCAACACCTGGCCCGCTCTGGGCGACCCCGGCGTGCTCAACGAGAGCCTCGCCGGCAACCGGGTCACCCGTGACGGCGCCGAGCTGCCCTTCCCGGCGCTCGGCACCAGCACGCTGGCCCGCCTCGACACCGACGCCTTCGGGCAGCCGGGTGTCCGCACGGTCATCGTGCAGGTCGGTATCAACGACATCCAGCTCTCCAGCGAGCCGACGGCGAACATCATCGCCGGTCTCCGCCAGCTCGCGATCCAGATCAAGGGTCACGGGGTGCGGGCGCTGGTCAGCACCCTCGGCCCGTTCGAGGGCTACCCGTCCTGGAACACGGACCGGGAGGCCTCCCGGCTCGCGGTCAACGAGTACCTGCGTACCACCGACGATTTTGACGGTCTGATCGATCTCGACAAGATCATTCGTGACCCGGCCGCCCCGAGCAAGGTGCTCCCGGCGTTCGACAGCGGTGACCACATCCACCCGAACGACGCGGGTGCCGCCGCGATCGCCAACGCCGTCTCGCTCTGGCTGCTCTGA